In Syngnathoides biaculeatus isolate LvHL_M chromosome 5, ASM1980259v1, whole genome shotgun sequence, the following are encoded in one genomic region:
- the tnfaip8l2b gene encoding tumor necrosis factor, alpha-induced protein 8-like protein 2 B, which translates to MDHFSSRDAAMKIQKKILSGMATKSSVQLFIDDTTSEILDELYRVSKEYSGNKAEAHKVVKDLIKIAVKIGVLFRNNRFSTEELVLAQDFKKKLRQGAMTAISFYEVDFTFEKTVMSELLTGCRDLLLQLVNSHLTPKSHGRINHVFNHYADPELLTRLYQPDGPFRDNLTRICKGLNKLVEDGTI; encoded by the exons ATGGACCACTTCAGCTCCCGGGACGCGGCCATGAAGATCCAGAAGAAGATCCTGAGCGGCATGGCCACCAAGAGCTCCGTCCAGCTGTTCATCGACGACACCACCAGCGAGATCCTCGACGAGCTCTACCGCGTTTCCAAGGAGTACTCGGGCAACAAGGCGGAGGCCCACAAGGTGGTCAAGGACCTGATCAAGATTGCCGTCAAGATCGGCGTCCTGTTCCGCAACAACCGCTTCAGCACCGAGGAGCTCGTCTTGGCCCAGGACTTCAAGAAGAAGCTGCGGCAGGGCGCCATGACTGCCATTAGCTTCTACGAG GTGGACTTCACCTTCGAGAAGACGGTGATGTCCGAGCTCCTGACGGGCTGCAGGGACCTCTTGCTGCAGCTGGTCAACAGCCACCTGACGCCCAAGTCGCACGGCCGCATCAACCACGTGTTCAACCATTACGCCGACCCCGAGCTGCTCACCCGGCTCTACCAGCCCGACGGGCCCTTCCGGGACAACCTGACGCGCATCTGCAAGGGACTCAACAAGCTTGTGGAGGACGGGACAATATGA